The sequence below is a genomic window from Salminus brasiliensis chromosome 6, fSalBra1.hap2, whole genome shotgun sequence.
GTTATGGATTTTACAGGATTCCTAGCTGAGTTGTAGCCTAGAGCGAACTAACAAAGTGAATTTTCTTAAGAAAACGCAGAGCATTCTCACAGTTTAAGCAAGTCCCTGGTGtttctagggtgttgctaagtggttactataaGGTTATAAGGCAGACTGTGTAATATAAAACTTTCTGTTCCTGCAGCTAAGCCCCCACAGCCTTAGCAAATGAGAATAAACGTACTGTTACAGACACAGACAGCCTTGACAACAACTTTATTGACAGAATATCTGGGAAACAAGTGAGACACTGCACATAAAGCTGGACAGTTCTAGTGTGTTTGAACGTGCGTCATGTTGCTCGGGCTCACAGACGGAGCAATAAAAAGCATGTTAACAGACAGTTCAACCGattgttttttaaatagaaAGATAAGGCTATGATTTCAGTCTTGAAAATGAGTTGTTTCAATTAGTTGGAAACCTGCAGCAGTTTTCCTGCTTCTAAACACTACAGCAGTCAAGCTCGACAGGCTGGCTGTGACGGTACTGAGCTACAACTTCACTGCATTATAAGTTATCTTCAAGAAACTAGATTCTGGATCAGCTGAAGACACTGGAAGAAAAGTCATGCATTTACTATTGTGACACAATTTGTGTATGTGTCCCTCAAATAATAGTTTAAGGCATTTATtcaaacattaacattttaggAATTACAGTTATTTACATAGTGTCTTCATTTTTACAGAACCAAAACTATTTAGACAAgctaatataattataaatggATTATTTCTAATATTTGGGTGCTAATTCTTTGCAGCTAAAGTCTAGAACCCATGGACACCACCAAATGCTGACTTTCCTTCCTTGAGAttctttgccaggcctttactgcagccatACTGAGTTGCTGCTTGCTGGTTTTTTGCTTAAGTTGCAAAAGCTTTTGGCTGTGGTGAAAAGCTGCtcagttgggttgaggttaagaagCTCCTGAGCAGAAAGTACAGATCTATTCATATTCAAGTTCATCCTGCTACTTCCATCAGTAGGCACTGACACTGACCGACACTGACTGACACTTCCTTTGGCAGCCATACATACTCATGCTATGacagtacctccaccatgtttgacagatgctTCTTTTCCTTCTAAATACAAGTCGCATCTGTCCTTTTCGTTTGAGTGTTTTGCATCTAGTAGTAAAGCCCCTGTATTTATATTCATGGAGCCAATATCTTCTCTTGATTGCAAGCTTTAACAAGGAAACATTTTAAGGGTTAcattaattttttaataatgtgttAAATTCTTAGcttcattttaaatgtgttcTCCTCAAACAGAGGCAAAATTACAGTGCGTCAATTATACATGGATCCAACTGCACACTTCAACATGCATTGAACAAATGCATCATACAACCACTGGGAACCTCCACCCACAGTGATAAAGAAATCTTGACTGCTGATTAGAGACTAATTAGTACAGAAAGTGATACCAACAAAGCTTTCAGCCAGTAACTATCATTTCACTTCTGCACTAAAAAGCTTCTCCCACCTTCAACATACATCATCAGAAGGGGGTTCTTGTTTTTAAACCTGAAGATCTCACTGCAGAATGACTGTGGCACTACTATTATAGATTAGTAGACATGTTTAGAACAGATATAATAGTGGTTACGTTCTTTACGCTGGCCGGTGTTCCACTTTAACTTCATTCATTTTGGTCTGGTCTATTCTGGTCcatttgttattaaaatgttccCACAGTATAACAGACAGCTGACTTTTCCGAAAGCCAGAACTGGTCGATCTGTACTAAATGATATTTAAAATGTGATGCTCCATGCTTTACACTTAAGTCTAAGCTGAATTTGGTACCGTTATGGATTTTTCTAGCaagattttctttatttaaatagtGTTTTCCTTCTTTACACTTAAGGCACTGTGCTATACTTCATACATAGAATACAAGCATCAAAAAGCACTAATATTTGGACAAACACTCACATTTAAGATGCTCAGAGCAGGCCTGCGTGGCTTAGTAATACACAGAATACAGTGGATATCTACACATCATTTGAAGCACACTTTCTAAGGACATTTATTCAGTTAAAATCAAGTTCTGATCTAAACAAGTACAAGTACTTTAAACATCtgataagaaagaaagaaagaaaaaaaacaaaaatcgaTGTGGTTCCACAAGGTTCAACCAAATGTGAACGTTAACTGTGATTAAGGCTACGTCCACATGTATCCAGATATTTTAAAACAGATATTATTTTTAGAAagtatattttaattaaaaaatatatatatattgcatttgAATTCTAGCACTGTATGGGATGATAGTACCTCATATAAAGAGAAACATCAGAACATCATGAAGAGGGAAAATTACACACTACTCCCTTTGTAGTGTACTGTGCAAATCACTAAATTAAAGATTCTAAATCTAAAtagaaatctgaaatctagtgcTATGAGCGTAAACATTGTACTTTTATGACTATATAAACGTAGTTCACTAAATAGGGAGAAGGGAGATATTTGAGATTCACCCAGAAACATGCATGCGTTGGGACGTCAGCATTTTCATTAAAAAGCCAAACAATGTTCGGGACACTGCTTTACAGCAGGTTTCAATTATTAGCTCTCAAatcatgttattattaataataatttttttttacatttaaatagtgGTATTTTTGGATGGcaaataaaatgtgtatattTGTCCTGTAGACAACATGCATTCTGGGTCCATTCACCTCCAATGTAAAGAGATCAgcagtttctctacaatgaaccattttacacctgaccccactctgaatgatgTTCATTTCAACTACTGATAATGATAATACAATGTGAAAATTGGTGGAATTTCCTTCACAGTCATATGCACGCTGTTAAAATCATGTAGGTGCCACGTGGAACCACCTCAATTAACGGATTTAAATATGGAGGAAATACTAAAAAGGCAATCATGCTAACCATTACGTTTATGAGAAAACATTTATAGGGCATAGCTCCGTCTctatatgtacatacatatttatacaaCAGTGTTGATTCTTAAATAATCATAAAACTAATCAAAAGAATTATGAACAACATAAAATTTGCATCTAGTTTTAGCATCTCCTTCCTCTACCTGGTTTTTGCCATCTTGGGAACTTCTTGGTTTTAGGTGTGTTAACTTTGCATCCCAGCTCAGTTCTCCTGGTACATTCTAATGTAGCCGATTTATTGTAAAGTAGAAGAATCGCCTTACTTCCAGGAGGTCACTGTTTAGAGAGAAGGTTCCCTAGCCATTCATGAAGCAGGGTTTAGTTTGAGCTTGGTCATGCGACCAATTTGGTACCACAGTGTGATAGCAGTGTTACAGAAAATCCAGCCCAAACAAGTCTCACTGCTGAGAAGGTTCTTTCACCCTGCTATGAAGTCTATTGTAAATGTTACACAACAGCGGAAAGATTTGTTTCAGGCTTACTTAAAGGAATACTGCAGCGTTTTTTCAACCTAGCCTTGCTTAACAGGGACAGCTGATTTGAGGTTTCCTGTGGAAATGTAGAAACGAACAAAATAACTGTGCCTGGATTGATGCTTATAACAGACAGCTACAGGcatgtcatatatatatgatcagATAAGTCGACTCGAGATATCCCTTACAATAGATGCCAATGGGCAGACGCTTTACTACAAGCTCACTGGGTTCTCTTataagtaactgattacagaatTGTTTAACAGTTTGGTAAACAGTACATACTGAGCCAGGCCTTAATACAttagctgaaactgattaaatattcTGTGaggtgtttagtctgtggctcctccccctcaggtTGTTCACCGTTTAGAGagctgagcccttgctgggattttttttaacttatgGTGTACttacacttgatgagcagcagttagactgtagggtcGGTCTAGAGCCTAAATGACACTAAATAAGAaaacagttctgagtaaattacCAAAACAAAACTGATATGCACATGGCTTCATCGCAACTTGCAGCtgggaaaaagacaaaaagtaaACAagctgagggggaggagccacataTTAAACATCTCACACAATATTTTGCTTAAACTAAACCACCCTGTTACTGAATATTATAATCATATTTTTACAGGTTTGCTACAGATATGAAAGACAGAGACTGAGGTTGAATAACAATgggagtattcctttaactgGGGTTCAAACTTTACCCAATCACAAAACACTGGAATCCTCTCCTTCAgcatttttgtcttctttacagaaAACCAAAGTTCACTCTGCAATCAGTGCCAGCACCATTCGCCAAGCGGACAATGTAAACCTTTCTGCAATCTAAAGTACAAAAATAATGATTTAATGCATATGTTACAGTGACTTTACCCAAAGACAATGAAAACATTGGACACAACAGGCAAAAGATACAGGGTCAATTTCAGTGACCGTTCATGATCTCACTGCTTGTCGTGGATATAGAGGTCCTGAAAAAGTTGTCCTCTTTCAGTTTCAAGTGTTCAGGCAAGTCCAGCTTCCTTTTCGCTTCTTCGATGTCACTGTGAATGGCCGATATCAACTCCTCTGTGAAACACACGACACACAGATTACGTGAGGTGACTGAAGGACAACTGAGGACAAACATACATATCACTGGAGTGCTATCTAGCACTAGCCTTTGAAAATGTTTTTAGCCTATTTAGTCTATTCTCTTAATGTTCTGTTGTTCCATATTTCAACattttttgtttgggtttattaaaatgaaaatacctgctatttattacaataaatactaatatattgttgctgtcagacaaaaacatctccaaaacagcaactttacaagtTTAACAAATTTAACAAATTTAAATTACatcaaaagtaaaaaacaacaaaaatgagaTACATTTTTGTGTAACAGCGACAATATTATGAAAGCATGCCTATATGGTTGCAATCAAACTTATTCAACCCATTGCAACAAACTTCCAGCTGTCTGTAattaaccaatcaaacaagagcaatttaaataactcaacacaactaatagaaccaGGGGtgtctccaaattcaacacaccCCACGTTTAATGACAACTACAGTCTCAGAACAATTCAGTCCCATTTTGACAAGTATATTTAGTACAGTTCCCTTTCCCTCGGCCCTCaaacgtgatgcatagccagacctTCTGATAAAATCTTCTGATGGTGTTCCTGAATAATCTTAGCTCATTTTTCATGGGCAGTTCTGGGTTTTGGTGCTGCAACCTTGGGTTTTggtgctgcaaccaccttcgaCAAATctcaccaaagattttctatggggtttaagtcaggcgactgtgacggccactccagaatcttccagtacttcttctgaaaccaaatcTTGGTGGATTTaagcttgggatcattgtcctgttggatgGACCAATGGTGcctaagcttcagcttcctcacagaaggcaggATGCTTtttcctaggatttcctgatacatGATTGAGTCCTTCTTGTTCTGCACATGCTGCAGGTTttaaagcagccccagagcatcactgacccaccgccatgcttcaccgTAGGAAGGGTTTTCTTTCAagcatatgcttcattcttcgaTGAAACAAAAAACTGGAACTTCTCATAGCACCAAAAGGGTTGGAGaaaccactttttttttctatttgctaatcaacctaatttgcaatggagGTAAAATAATTTCAATTGCAACTGTACAGCCGGTCATGGGAACCCACAGAACCTCTGCTCTAGCTGAAATATATGGAATTTTAGAGTGAACAAGGAGCGTGTGTGGAGGTGTCTTACCCAGTGAACTGAACCCTCTTTCTGGGCGAATGTAGCCCACCATAGCCACACTCAGCGTCTGACCGTAGAAATCCTCCTTAAAGTTGTGGATCAGATGTGTTTCCTGCAAGAAATTGAACCCATAGCAATGAACACACAGCTCAGCCAGCCTAAACCACTGCTGCCACTTCTGGCTTGATCAATATGCACAGCCCACAATCTACGCATTCTCCACAGGCTGAGACTCACCATCGACTTCTTTTTGTTCTTGTAATACGGGTTCCAGCCGATGCTCATCACCATCTTGTGGATGTCTCCGTTGTCCACCCGTGCCCAGCCATAATAAATGCCCGTGTTGATGTCAGCAGGGAGACTGTCCACCACCAACTCTGGGAAGTTTGCTGTGGGGCAGGAGTTTATGAGGCCAGTTATTACCCAAGAGTAAAACTCTCTGGCTACGGCTATGCTCTCTGGCTCAAATCAGATGTGCTGAGATGACCATCCACACTGCGAGTGATTTGCTaagtgatcagatcagatttgcgTGTCCTGATGTCATAAACGtatctgcatgggttgctgtggtaatgACGAAGGCGCTAACGAGCTGCTTTTACACGTGAAAAGCAAATGACATGGAGATCGCTCTGGGTTTGACGTTGATAATTttggagattcaaggttttgttttttttgatgaCGGCACTGGATGTTGAGTAAACCATTCAATTATTTGTTCAAATAAGGCTCGACACTCTTAACAATGAGTCAGGACTAGCCTGAACGGCAGTCGCAAAGGCTTGGCTCCCTTATCAGCCACCCCCACCCTTAACCTGTGACCTGCCTATTGACCTAACCTTTCAGTGAGATTTAGGGTGATGTTATCGAATGTTAATGCTGATACGGGCTTGACGAGGTCAGCCAGTTCCACTCTTAAACCATATTCAGTCCACCACGTCCAGATACAACCTAACAACTGCTATGGGTCCAAGTTCCTAAAAGCTTCTAGTAGATAGAGACAGTGTTTGTCATTGCAGGTCCCTGTGTTTACTTGACCATTTAAAAAGCACCtgtgcaagactcctaacactccctGCGTAACGTAATTAAACTGTGGGTCATTCCGGATAAGACAATCTGCCAAACGCCCTAAAAGTAAATTAAAGCATTTACTGTAATAATGAACGTAAAGTACTGTATTTCATTCCATTCAGCCGAAAACGCAGCCAGTTATTCAAGCCGTACCTCAATTTTTTTTACTACTAAAACCTCTAATTTGAGATTTCTATTCTGCACTTTTGTTCAACAAGAAATTCTCAATTCAGATCTCAAGTATAAATGTGTTCACGGGTAGTAATATCGTTTTTacagggctataaagccatattgGCAGGATGACATATCCTTCATATAATTTTAAGTAGGTATATGTTGTTACTCTTGATTTACAGTggggccaaaaagtatttagttagccactgattgtgcgagttctcctacttagaaagatgaggaaatccaggaaatcacactgtaggatttttaaagaatcaaGTATCAATCaagaaataagtatttggtcacccacaaacaagcaagacttctggctctcacagacctgtaacaacttctttaagaagctcttctgtcctccaaaCTTacccatggccaagaccaaagagctgtcaaaggacaccaggaagaaaattgtagacctgcaccaggctgggaagacttaCAGGACatatttgacctctgtcattgccaacaaaggttatgttacaaagtactGAATTGAACTTTTGTtactgaccaaatacttatttttatttacaaataaattctttaaaaatcctacaatgtgatttcctggatttttgtgtctcatagttgaagtgtacctatgatgaaaattacagacctctctcatctgtcttaagtaggagaacttgcacaatcagtggctgactaaatacctTTGGCCCACTGTACATGTCTCACAGTCTCTTATCTATAATAATTTTTTGGAAGTAAAAAGAATTTATGATTAAAACCTTTGTTATTACAAGTTTtacatgtataaatagtaaaagtCCAGATCTAAGTAGACTAATAGAAACTCCAGCTCCTCACATCTGTACATAAAATTAGACTAGTGTAAATGCTAAGTCAGGAAATCCTGCAGATTCATCTATCATTTATTTCCAATGTTACCCCAAtttctaaccccccccccaatcactAGCAATGTCCCCCAAAACCAGGAGGGTGAgtactagcacatgtctcctccgacacaCGCAAACCCAGGCCCCTCTAATCTTCTTCCTATACAGACCGTACATCAGTCTACTCAAACTCCTAAACACTTCAGACTTCATTTTCTCCGTTctctgtgctgagctgccccctgctgtctgctcacCACTGACGAGAGTCCATTTGTGGTTGGCTGCTCTTGACCCTTCATTGGATCCTGTTCTGCTGTATAACCCCCCTAATTTTGTATTTTCCCCTCctgtctgttttctctctctctctcatgcaccGAGATGCTCAGTTCCAACTGGTCCATCCCAGGAACCGCCAGACCTgcctctccactaccctgctgcccgctgtcctgctctggggcctcgctTTTACTGATCCTCACCTCCTACACGGCTGTGCTTCTGACTCTGTTtgcctgcatggactttatcttCTCACTCAcgtttctttcttctcctcatTCAGTTCTGACTCTTTTGTTGTTGtaattcctgttttgatttttatgggtatgatccggtgtcgacctgaggaggatgggttccccttttgagtcttggtacctctcaaggtttcttcctctcaatcCTTGCCACTGTCGGCACTGGCTCGCTTAAAAGAGGCTCGGAGACGgatctctgtgaagctgctCTGTGACAACATAGACTGAGAAAAGCCTTTATAAAGaaatctgaactgaactgaatcatcACGCCATCAAGGCACCGCTGAGAGGGCAAGCTTAACTGCGCACTCTCTCTGACTCAGGCTTTGgtgcatgatgatgatgaggatgatgatgatgatgatgatgatgaggatgatgatgaggatgatgatgcaATAGCTAACCTGTAAGGGTCTCAGAGGAGGAAAAAGGTCACTACAGCTTGGTCAAGATTACAAAACCTACAATTCAGACTTTTAAATGAGACGCATCAAGCTCTGCTTAATATGACCCGGGATATGACCCGGGATATGACCCGGGATATGACCCTAACAAGGTCTGTGTTTACCTCATTTGAAGAGCAGCTCTCAGACAGTATTGATCATGATCATGTAAATATCATCTGATATCATCTGGTCAACTGTACCTGTTGGGATT
It includes:
- the rfk gene encoding riboflavin kinase, which produces MRSLPYFCRGQVIRGFGRGSKDLGIPTANFPELVVDSLPADINTGIYYGWARVDNGDIHKMVMSIGWNPYYKNKKKSMETHLIHNFKEDFYGQTLSVAMVGYIRPERGFSSLEELISAIHSDIEEAKRKLDLPEHLKLKEDNFFRTSISTTSSEIMNGH